The following proteins are encoded in a genomic region of Vibrio tasmaniensis:
- a CDS encoding efflux RND transporter periplasmic adaptor subunit: MKINKKLLFFPALAVGVIGLLTAISLKPDLPTKPAGDRARLVETVSLEQQMIAPLAVGFGKVVPKVEWKAIAEVTGQIVYRHPDLEKGQIIPAGTEVLKIDPLDYELKLVQAEADLKSSQTSLAKLNQEEDNLKQTLKIEKNRLVISNKELQRKQDLRKKGLTSQSDVDLQQQSALSQQKLVLDIDNQIALMPDEKRVAEAVIKVNVSKVKEAQRSLDKTTITLPRAMRIAQVDIEQNQVVNLQQEMFVAHGIKVMEVEAQLSIHDMQTLASSFIQFPRDAAGISNPYEAPIKASIQLNSGSLNLNWPAKVARISETVDENQATAGIILEIAQDYSQLQPDSATPLVNGMFVKAEIEGVANLSWVVPERALHGDKVYLMDDNQRLQVVNVEVLYRRDNQVVVSGELQTGDKLVLNDVLPAIEGMLLKESNSTEVKLESDTQESAS, translated from the coding sequence ATGAAAATAAATAAAAAACTACTCTTCTTTCCAGCACTTGCGGTTGGTGTCATCGGCCTTTTGACTGCGATTAGCTTAAAGCCGGATCTACCGACTAAGCCTGCGGGAGATAGGGCTCGTCTAGTTGAAACAGTCAGTTTAGAACAACAAATGATCGCGCCATTGGCTGTGGGCTTTGGCAAAGTAGTACCTAAAGTTGAATGGAAAGCCATCGCCGAGGTGACAGGGCAGATTGTTTATCGACATCCTGACCTAGAAAAAGGGCAGATAATTCCAGCGGGTACTGAGGTACTTAAGATCGATCCCTTGGATTACGAGTTGAAGTTGGTACAAGCTGAAGCGGATCTTAAATCAAGCCAGACCTCATTAGCTAAGTTAAACCAAGAAGAAGATAACCTTAAGCAGACCTTAAAGATCGAAAAGAACCGCTTAGTGATCAGCAATAAAGAACTGCAACGTAAACAAGATCTGCGCAAGAAAGGGCTCACCTCTCAATCCGATGTTGACTTGCAGCAGCAAAGTGCGTTGTCTCAACAAAAGCTTGTATTGGATATTGATAACCAAATTGCATTGATGCCAGATGAAAAGCGTGTTGCGGAAGCAGTGATTAAGGTGAATGTCTCTAAAGTAAAAGAGGCGCAACGCTCTTTGGATAAAACGACCATCACTTTACCTAGAGCGATGCGAATAGCTCAGGTCGATATTGAACAAAACCAAGTGGTTAATCTTCAGCAAGAGATGTTTGTTGCTCACGGGATTAAAGTTATGGAAGTTGAGGCGCAACTCTCTATTCACGATATGCAAACTTTAGCCTCAAGCTTTATTCAATTCCCTCGTGATGCCGCAGGCATATCAAACCCTTATGAAGCGCCGATCAAAGCAAGTATTCAACTTAACAGTGGCAGCCTTAACCTCAATTGGCCTGCAAAGGTGGCGAGAATCAGCGAAACCGTTGATGAGAACCAAGCAACAGCAGGGATCATTCTTGAAATCGCTCAAGACTACTCACAACTGCAACCAGACAGCGCAACGCCTTTGGTCAATGGTATGTTTGTTAAAGCGGAGATTGAAGGTGTCGCGAATCTGAGTTGGGTGGTTCCAGAGCGAGCACTGCACGGTGACAAGGTTTACCTGATGGATGACAATCAGCGCTTGCAAGTGGTGAATGTTGAAGTGCTTTATCGTAGAGACAACCAAGTGGTTGTGAGTGGCGAGCTACAAACGGGAGATAAATTGGTTCTCAATGATGTTCTGCCAGCTATCGAAGGCATGTTACTGAAAGAGTCGAACTCTACAGAGGTTAAGCTTGAATCGGATACTCAGGAGAGTGCGTCATGA
- a CDS encoding MJ1255/VC2487 family glycosyltransferase produces MKILYGVQGTGNGHIARAMAVAFRQQNIDVDFLFSGRDESKYFSMEAFGHYQIRSGLTFYSEQGQVKYGKTFIKNNIWRFLREINQLDLTPYDLVINDFEPVTAWAAKRQGVPCIGISHQNAFRYDVPKEGGNWIEHSVIQHFAPTEHSIGLHWYHFDQPILPPIVHTPIVHAPACDERAKATQDFTLVYLPFEDLDAISELLMKFISHNFVCYHPNVIEHSQVENIEFKPLSHAGFQFDLNQCSGVVANGGFELPSEALTLGKKLLLKPLEGQFEQQSNVATLEALGLAQTMSFLDAAILRSWLGEKQAEMVTYPDVASALVGWILAGNWSNQDDLRKQLWDKVDFPSYASLT; encoded by the coding sequence ATGAAAATCTTATATGGAGTACAAGGCACAGGAAATGGTCACATCGCTCGAGCAATGGCTGTGGCTTTTCGTCAGCAAAATATCGATGTCGACTTTTTGTTCTCTGGGCGAGATGAGAGCAAGTACTTCTCGATGGAAGCGTTTGGTCACTATCAGATCCGCAGCGGCTTAACCTTTTACAGTGAGCAAGGGCAGGTTAAATACGGCAAGACATTCATCAAGAATAACATCTGGCGATTTCTCCGTGAAATTAACCAGCTCGATCTTACGCCTTATGATTTAGTGATTAATGACTTTGAACCGGTAACCGCTTGGGCTGCGAAAAGGCAAGGTGTCCCGTGTATTGGAATAAGCCACCAAAATGCGTTCCGTTACGATGTGCCTAAAGAAGGGGGCAACTGGATTGAACATTCCGTGATTCAACATTTCGCCCCAACTGAGCACTCTATTGGTTTGCATTGGTATCACTTTGACCAACCGATACTGCCGCCTATCGTTCATACCCCAATCGTTCACGCGCCTGCGTGTGATGAGCGAGCTAAAGCAACACAAGACTTCACTTTGGTCTATTTACCATTTGAGGATCTTGATGCGATCTCGGAGCTGTTGATGAAGTTTATTTCGCACAACTTTGTCTGTTATCACCCGAATGTTATTGAGCATAGCCAAGTCGAAAATATTGAGTTCAAACCACTGAGTCATGCCGGCTTCCAATTCGATCTCAATCAGTGCTCTGGTGTGGTGGCTAATGGCGGTTTTGAATTGCCATCTGAAGCCTTAACTTTGGGTAAAAAATTGCTTCTCAAGCCTCTTGAGGGGCAGTTCGAACAACAGAGTAATGTGGCGACGCTTGAAGCGCTCGGGTTGGCTCAAACCATGAGTTTTTTAGACGCGGCTATATTGCGTAGTTGGCTCGGTGAAAAACAGGCTGAAATGGTCACTTATCCCGACGTGGCAAGCGCACTTGTTGGGTGGATTTTGGCGGGTAACTGGTCCAACCAAGATGACTTAAGAAAGCAACTTTGGGATAAGGTAGATTTTCCCAGTTATGCATCACTCACGTAA
- a CDS encoding AMP-dependent synthetase/ligase, which produces MANLDFHIVKRLRDQIAQGGNRTALKHKVGNVWQGISWQQFGQQIDTLSLALLAQGLRVQDKIGIFSNNMPQWTVADFASLQARLVTVPIYPTNTAAQSSYIIQNADVKILFVGEQPQFDAAVNIFEECEQLEIIVAMSDDIDLQGHSFAVSWKEFMARGVEEQQAELDVRLAEACMDDLLTLIYTSGTTGQPKGVMLDYTNVGYQLKGHDERLSLSKDDVSLCFLPLSHVFERAWTFYVLYKGATNCYLQDTMQVRDALSDVKPTVMSAVPRFYEKIFSAIHEKVSKAPFIRKVLFTWAVNMGAKLSVCHQEGRTPSFMLKKSHALADKLVLSKLRALLGGNINFMPCGGAKLDETIGRFFHAIGINVKLGYGMTETTATVSCWDDRCFNPDSIGMSMPGAEVKIGAKDEILVRGSMVMRGYYKMPEETAKTFDEHGFLKTGDAGHFDENGNLFITDRIKELMKTSGGKYIAPQVVEGAIGKDHFIEQIAVIADTRKFVSALIVPCYDSLEEYAKELNIKYHDRVELVKNHQIVEMLEKRVNDLQQELAKFEQVKKFKLLPKAFSMDDGELTPTQKLRRKVINDKYQDEIEEMYNEKPKDK; this is translated from the coding sequence ATGGCCAATTTAGATTTTCATATCGTAAAAAGACTTCGTGACCAAATTGCCCAAGGCGGCAACCGTACAGCTTTGAAGCACAAAGTAGGCAATGTATGGCAAGGTATTAGCTGGCAGCAGTTTGGACAACAAATCGATACGCTTTCATTAGCGCTATTGGCTCAAGGGTTGAGAGTTCAAGATAAGATCGGTATCTTCTCGAACAATATGCCTCAATGGACCGTAGCAGATTTTGCATCTTTGCAAGCTCGTCTTGTTACTGTACCGATTTATCCAACGAACACAGCAGCGCAGTCTTCTTACATTATCCAAAATGCAGATGTGAAGATCTTATTTGTTGGTGAGCAACCTCAGTTTGATGCCGCTGTTAACATCTTCGAAGAGTGTGAGCAGCTTGAAATCATCGTCGCTATGTCTGATGACATCGATCTGCAAGGACACAGCTTTGCTGTATCTTGGAAAGAGTTCATGGCTCGTGGTGTTGAAGAGCAGCAAGCTGAACTTGATGTTCGTCTAGCCGAAGCATGTATGGACGACTTACTGACCCTTATCTATACCTCTGGTACTACAGGTCAGCCTAAAGGTGTAATGCTTGATTACACGAACGTTGGCTATCAACTAAAAGGCCATGATGAGCGCCTAAGCTTAAGCAAAGACGACGTCTCATTGTGTTTCTTACCTCTATCACATGTATTTGAGCGCGCTTGGACTTTCTATGTCCTCTATAAAGGCGCAACCAACTGCTATCTGCAAGACACCATGCAAGTTCGTGACGCACTGAGTGATGTTAAACCAACGGTTATGTCTGCTGTTCCTCGCTTCTACGAGAAGATTTTCTCAGCGATTCACGAGAAAGTATCGAAAGCACCGTTTATTCGTAAAGTACTTTTTACTTGGGCTGTGAACATGGGCGCGAAGCTTTCTGTTTGTCATCAAGAAGGTCGTACACCATCATTTATGCTGAAGAAGAGCCATGCGCTTGCCGACAAGCTTGTGCTCTCTAAACTGCGAGCTCTGCTAGGCGGTAACATCAACTTCATGCCATGTGGTGGCGCGAAGCTTGATGAAACCATTGGTCGCTTTTTCCATGCTATTGGTATCAATGTAAAACTGGGCTACGGCATGACAGAAACTACGGCAACAGTATCGTGTTGGGATGACCGTTGTTTTAACCCTGACTCGATCGGTATGTCGATGCCGGGTGCTGAAGTGAAAATTGGCGCTAAGGATGAGATTCTTGTTCGTGGCTCAATGGTGATGCGTGGCTACTACAAGATGCCTGAAGAGACAGCTAAGACATTTGACGAGCATGGTTTCCTAAAAACCGGTGATGCGGGTCATTTTGATGAAAATGGTAATCTGTTCATTACTGATCGCATCAAAGAATTAATGAAGACCTCTGGCGGTAAGTACATTGCACCGCAAGTGGTTGAAGGCGCAATTGGTAAAGATCACTTTATCGAGCAGATTGCTGTTATCGCTGATACGCGCAAATTCGTTTCTGCACTGATTGTTCCTTGCTATGACTCGCTAGAAGAGTATGCCAAAGAGCTCAATATCAAGTATCACGACCGTGTTGAGCTTGTTAAAAATCACCAAATAGTAGAGATGCTAGAGAAACGTGTGAATGACTTACAACAAGAGCTAGCGAAGTTTGAACAAGTGAAGAAGTTCAAGTTGCTGCCAAAAGCGTTTTCTATGGATGATGGTGAGCTAACACCAACCCAGAAATTGCGTCGTAAGGTTATTAACGATAAGTATCAAGACGAAATCGAAGAAATGTACAACGAAAAGCCTAAAGATAAGTAG
- a CDS encoding TetR/AcrR family transcriptional regulator, protein MTARKAGRPQQNLDVRQLLIEHARDLFVVQSYDKVSTRLIADRAGVNIAMIRYYFGSKAGLFEAMLRETLRPMQLQMQRLVEESSHENFLDLMRTYYKEMVKVPKFPRLIAQVMNMPPSEVQRELLEKVFLDVAKPAQDVIFEKLVEQGILKQNMDPKLCRVSYISLMVFPFIAPPPLLAIHGIEINEEFLNRLIEHNIQLMTEGFINAPSPSAVQDKR, encoded by the coding sequence ATGACAGCACGAAAAGCGGGGCGACCTCAACAGAACTTAGATGTTCGACAACTATTGATTGAGCATGCTCGTGATCTGTTTGTCGTTCAGTCATACGACAAGGTCTCGACACGCCTGATTGCTGATCGTGCGGGTGTGAACATTGCGATGATCCGTTATTACTTTGGCAGTAAGGCTGGATTATTTGAGGCGATGCTGCGTGAAACGCTACGACCCATGCAATTGCAAATGCAGAGATTGGTTGAAGAAAGCAGCCATGAGAACTTTCTTGATTTAATGCGGACTTATTATAAAGAGATGGTCAAGGTCCCCAAGTTTCCTCGCTTGATTGCTCAAGTGATGAATATGCCTCCCTCTGAAGTGCAGAGAGAGTTGCTCGAAAAGGTTTTTCTCGATGTCGCCAAGCCAGCACAAGATGTCATTTTTGAAAAGCTGGTTGAACAAGGCATCTTAAAACAGAACATGGATCCAAAATTGTGTCGAGTTTCGTATATAAGCTTGATGGTGTTTCCCTTCATTGCTCCGCCCCCTCTATTAGCAATCCATGGTATTGAGATTAATGAAGAATTTCTTAACCGTTTAATCGAACACAACATTCAATTGATGACCGAAGGCTTTATCAACGCACCAAGCCCTTCTGCAGTGCAGGACAAAAGATAA
- a CDS encoding phosphatase PAP2 family protein, whose amino-acid sequence MRTIEPIVRWDVAFSVFCLNNRYCGQQATLSKAVSHTGDGHLYVLIALVALLADSNIGRDFLLVGLTAFAIELPIYWLAKNTLKRRRPAEFSSFLYSHIVPSDKYSLPSGHSAAAFVMATLIGHFYPSLYLFSLIWAAAIAGSRILLGVHFLTDVLIGAALGIACTSLAISFIP is encoded by the coding sequence ATGCGTACTATCGAACCTATTGTCCGCTGGGATGTGGCATTTTCTGTTTTCTGTTTAAACAACCGTTATTGCGGACAACAGGCGACACTCAGTAAGGCGGTGTCTCATACTGGAGATGGACACCTTTACGTTTTGATTGCTTTGGTTGCATTACTGGCTGACAGTAACATCGGTCGAGACTTTCTCTTGGTAGGCTTAACTGCCTTTGCTATCGAACTTCCTATCTACTGGCTGGCTAAAAATACCCTCAAGCGTCGCAGACCTGCTGAATTCTCTTCATTTCTTTATTCCCATATTGTGCCATCTGATAAATACAGCCTGCCTTCTGGGCACTCCGCTGCGGCTTTTGTTATGGCGACTCTAATCGGACATTTCTATCCGAGCTTATATCTTTTTAGCCTGATTTGGGCGGCAGCGATTGCTGGCTCTCGAATCCTACTTGGTGTGCACTTTTTAACGGATGTACTGATTGGCGCGGCCTTGGGCATCGCTTGTACCAGCCTTGCTATCAGCTTCATCCCGTAA
- the leuO gene encoding transcriptional regulator LeuO yields MLEKKDAMSAIASYRMESTLRGVDLNLLTVFDAVMQEQNITRAAHNLGMSQPAVSNAVARLKVMFNDELFMRQGRGIQPTQRARQLFGPIRQALQLVRNELPSSVFSPESSSRLFKLAICSPCDMRFAPKIMSTINDQAPSVNLHMDAEFDRQLSERMRYQEIDFVIDYSRFDEQGFSSTEIFQDELVVVASASHPRINGEVSAAELLNEKHAKLSRIHGQRSFSEQAYRDLDCTPFYEGTSLSNVLYVVGQSELVTIAPRWMVEHAANKEQLQILDFPFDNAAISGFLSWHESSEKDKGHIWLRDQLMMICGEVVALN; encoded by the coding sequence ATGTTAGAGAAAAAAGACGCAATGAGTGCAATTGCAAGCTACAGAATGGAAAGCACACTTCGTGGAGTCGACTTAAATCTTTTGACTGTATTTGATGCAGTTATGCAAGAGCAAAATATTACACGTGCAGCTCATAATCTGGGCATGTCTCAGCCTGCTGTAAGTAACGCTGTTGCTCGTTTGAAAGTAATGTTCAACGACGAACTATTCATGCGTCAAGGTCGTGGTATTCAACCGACTCAACGTGCTCGTCAGTTGTTTGGTCCAATCCGCCAAGCGCTGCAGTTAGTACGCAACGAATTGCCAAGTTCAGTGTTCTCTCCAGAGTCGTCTTCTCGTCTGTTCAAACTTGCAATTTGCAGCCCTTGTGACATGCGTTTTGCTCCTAAGATTATGTCGACAATCAACGACCAAGCACCTAGCGTTAATCTGCATATGGATGCCGAATTTGACCGCCAACTTTCTGAGCGCATGCGTTACCAAGAAATTGACTTCGTTATTGATTACTCGCGTTTTGATGAACAAGGTTTCTCAAGCACTGAAATCTTCCAAGATGAATTGGTTGTGGTAGCTTCTGCTTCTCATCCACGTATCAACGGTGAAGTTTCAGCGGCAGAGTTGCTTAACGAAAAGCACGCTAAACTGTCTCGCATCCATGGTCAACGTAGCTTCTCAGAGCAAGCTTACCGTGACCTAGATTGCACGCCTTTCTACGAAGGTACGAGCTTGAGCAACGTTCTTTACGTTGTAGGCCAATCGGAATTAGTAACAATCGCTCCTCGTTGGATGGTAGAACATGCAGCAAATAAAGAGCAGCTTCAAATTCTAGATTTCCCATTCGATAATGCGGCGATTTCTGGCTTCCTAAGCTGGCACGAATCAAGTGAAAAGGACAAAGGACACATCTGGTTACGAGATCAGTTAATGATGATCTGTGGCGAAGTAGTGGCGCTTAACTAG
- a CDS encoding efflux RND transporter permease subunit, translating into MIKFFSRHPTAANLLMLGLLIMGISSLSTIKRETFPAYDPPYIMAAIVYPGASPQEVEESLCVRMEDAVDGLANIEETQCEAIEGSARLILKLNEKADIGRMLVDVQTQINSINDFPSEIESPVVQELDWNEPVVDIAITAETSWPELKAYAEDLKRTMKLDYDVSLVEVSGFSDHQYRVELDTQAIRQLGLSVGDIADQIGRQNVKLPSGNVETPDKNFLIRFDERRITPVELESIVVGSAPNGSVIRLRDIAKITDRFELDEQKVLFDGKPSALLKISKNKEDDALRIKENVTRFVEDQSAIAPDGVTLQMTNDLSSVLWDRLTMMVRNGWQGIVLVFATMWLFFSLRYSFWVAAGLPVAFLGGLFLMANLGLSINIMSLVGLLMAIGIMMDDAIVIAESIASHLDRGQNVDDAVYNGVKKVLPGVLSSFLTTVCIFGSLLFLDGEMGAVLKAVPQVLILVLSLSLIEAFLILPNHLSHSLHKEKNDKPALRFKVVLLEKFENFRNTTLMNMVEKVVTFRYAFMGGVMTLLLLSISLIAGGVVKFQPFPELDGDIAEARIILPPGASLSQTERVVDKIVASAERLNEQWSEEVEGGNTLVEHITSQFNANADANESGPHLATVRLDLRGAESRNTVIDDFIDAWREDIGDLADPISLVFKQPTMGPGGRAIEIRAKHDDLAALKSASLDIQEYLNQFDGVHGVLDDMRMGKEEILVKLRPGAETYNVNGQMIASQLRAAFFGQTADEIQIGVENISIEVRLDKEQAGDIQQLANFPIITADGSQIPLATLATLDFQRNYVRIQRIDGLRTISIFGDIDNKKASSSAILAQFQKDEAAKLIQKYPGLRFDFEGEAKDAAKTGASMGKGFLLGLFGVFAILSYQFRSYLEPVVVMLAIPLAFIGVVVGHWLLGHALSMPSMMGFVSLAGIVVNDSILLVQYIRHHVDEGDSVHDSVVKASRERFRAVFLTSMTTAAGLLPLLTETSLQAQVIQPLVISIVFGIFASTLLVLFMIPAAYAILADFGLVKKHEPLAL; encoded by the coding sequence ATGATCAAGTTCTTTTCTAGGCACCCAACAGCTGCCAACTTGTTGATGCTTGGGTTATTGATCATGGGTATCAGCTCATTATCAACCATCAAGCGTGAAACCTTCCCCGCTTATGATCCGCCTTACATTATGGCGGCCATCGTTTATCCCGGCGCATCACCACAAGAAGTGGAAGAGAGCTTGTGTGTGCGAATGGAAGATGCCGTCGATGGCCTAGCCAATATTGAGGAAACTCAGTGTGAGGCGATAGAAGGCAGTGCTCGTCTTATTCTGAAGCTTAATGAGAAAGCAGACATCGGCCGAATGCTGGTGGACGTACAAACTCAGATCAACTCGATCAATGATTTCCCGAGCGAGATTGAATCGCCAGTTGTCCAAGAACTGGATTGGAATGAACCGGTTGTTGATATCGCGATTACAGCCGAAACCTCGTGGCCTGAACTCAAAGCCTACGCGGAAGACCTCAAACGTACCATGAAGCTCGATTACGATGTTTCTCTAGTCGAAGTCAGTGGTTTTTCCGATCACCAATATCGAGTCGAACTTGATACGCAAGCCATTCGCCAGTTGGGTTTGAGTGTCGGTGATATCGCAGACCAAATTGGTCGTCAGAATGTAAAGCTGCCGAGTGGTAACGTTGAGACGCCAGACAAAAACTTCCTGATTCGTTTTGATGAAAGACGCATCACGCCGGTTGAATTAGAAAGTATCGTGGTTGGCTCTGCGCCGAATGGGTCGGTGATCCGTTTGAGAGATATTGCCAAGATCACCGACCGCTTTGAACTGGATGAACAGAAGGTTCTGTTTGATGGTAAGCCGTCTGCGCTATTGAAGATCAGCAAAAACAAAGAAGATGATGCGCTACGAATCAAAGAAAACGTCACCCGATTCGTTGAAGATCAAAGCGCGATTGCCCCTGATGGTGTGACGCTACAAATGACCAACGATCTCTCCTCTGTATTGTGGGATCGCTTGACCATGATGGTGCGTAATGGCTGGCAAGGTATTGTGTTGGTGTTCGCAACCATGTGGCTGTTCTTCAGTTTGCGATATTCATTCTGGGTTGCGGCAGGTTTGCCCGTAGCCTTCCTTGGTGGCTTATTCTTAATGGCGAACCTTGGCCTATCTATCAACATCATGTCGCTGGTAGGACTGTTGATGGCGATTGGTATCATGATGGATGACGCCATCGTGATTGCCGAATCGATAGCGTCCCATTTAGATCGGGGGCAAAACGTTGATGATGCGGTGTACAACGGTGTTAAGAAAGTGCTTCCCGGAGTCTTATCTTCTTTCTTAACTACGGTGTGTATTTTCGGTAGCTTGTTGTTCCTCGATGGAGAGATGGGCGCGGTGCTTAAGGCCGTTCCTCAAGTATTGATTCTGGTGCTTTCGTTGAGCTTGATTGAAGCCTTCTTGATTCTACCTAATCACCTGTCTCACTCTTTGCATAAAGAGAAAAACGACAAGCCAGCGCTGCGCTTCAAAGTCGTGTTGTTAGAGAAATTTGAGAACTTTCGCAATACAACTTTGATGAACATGGTCGAGAAGGTGGTGACGTTCCGCTATGCCTTTATGGGCGGAGTGATGACCTTATTGCTGTTATCTATCTCCCTGATTGCTGGTGGTGTTGTTAAGTTCCAACCTTTCCCTGAGTTGGATGGAGATATTGCCGAGGCGCGTATTATTCTTCCGCCGGGCGCATCATTGTCTCAAACCGAGAGAGTGGTCGATAAAATAGTCGCGTCTGCTGAACGTTTGAATGAGCAGTGGAGTGAAGAGGTTGAAGGGGGCAATACCTTGGTGGAACACATCACCAGCCAATTCAATGCCAACGCAGACGCCAATGAATCAGGCCCACACTTAGCCACCGTACGCTTAGATTTGCGTGGTGCAGAGAGCCGCAACACGGTTATCGATGATTTTATTGATGCATGGCGGGAGGACATCGGTGATTTGGCTGATCCTATTTCGTTAGTTTTCAAGCAACCCACCATGGGGCCGGGCGGTCGTGCGATTGAGATCCGCGCCAAACATGATGATCTTGCTGCATTGAAATCGGCTTCTTTAGATATTCAGGAGTACCTCAACCAGTTTGATGGTGTGCACGGCGTGCTTGATGACATGCGCATGGGTAAGGAAGAGATCTTAGTTAAACTTCGCCCAGGTGCGGAAACCTACAATGTGAACGGGCAGATGATCGCTTCCCAATTACGTGCGGCCTTCTTTGGTCAGACTGCGGATGAGATTCAAATTGGGGTTGAGAACATTTCGATAGAGGTGCGCCTTGATAAAGAACAAGCGGGCGACATACAGCAGTTGGCTAACTTCCCAATCATCACTGCAGATGGCAGTCAGATCCCGCTAGCGACATTGGCAACGTTAGATTTTCAACGTAACTACGTACGAATCCAGCGCATCGATGGCTTAAGAACCATCAGTATCTTTGGTGATATTGATAATAAGAAGGCGAGCTCGTCAGCGATTTTGGCTCAGTTCCAAAAGGATGAAGCGGCCAAGCTTATTCAGAAGTACCCAGGCTTACGCTTTGATTTTGAAGGTGAAGCCAAAGATGCGGCGAAGACCGGAGCCTCGATGGGTAAAGGTTTCTTGTTGGGCTTATTCGGTGTGTTTGCGATTCTGAGTTATCAGTTCCGAAGCTACTTGGAACCTGTGGTCGTCATGTTAGCGATTCCACTGGCCTTCATTGGGGTAGTGGTTGGTCATTGGCTGTTAGGGCACGCGTTAAGTATGCCGAGCATGATGGGCTTTGTGTCGCTTGCGGGCATCGTGGTCAATGATTCCATCTTGTTGGTGCAATATATTCGTCATCACGTCGACGAGGGGGATAGCGTGCATGATTCTGTTGTGAAAGCCAGTCGCGAGCGTTTCCGTGCGGTATTTTTGACATCAATGACTACCGCCGCAGGCTTGCTACCGCTGTTGACGGAAACCAGCTTGCAGGCTCAGGTTATCCAACCATTGGTTATTTCAATTGTGTTTGGCATATTTGCTTCAACCTTACTGGTGTTGTTTATGATCCCTGCCGCTTACGCGATATTGGCGGACTTTGGGTTGGTGAAAAAGCATGAGCCATTAGCTCTATAA